CTCGTCCGCCGGGTCCAAGATCACGACGTCATCCCGGCGGTTTTCGGGTACGCGGTCGAGGACGTCCGCCACGAGGTCGCCCTTGGGATCAAGGACCACCACGCCGCGCCCGGCCTTCATGTCCTGGGTCACGAGGTTCGTGATCAAGGACGACTTGCCTGATCCAGTCGGGCCTATCAGATGCAGGTGGCGAAGCGAGTCCGTCACCGACAGCCCCAAGGGTCGCTCCGCGCCCGGGAAGGTTGACCGGGCCAGCACCCGCGGCCCCATGGGGATGTCGGAGGACGGTGCCAGCTGCCGGGTTCCGCCCAGCCGTAGACCCGGCAGCATCACGGAGCCCAAGGGGAAGGCCACGAGCGCCGCGAGCTCCGAGACGTTCAGCACCAGCGGGAACGTCACCACCGGCAGGCGGTGGGCGGCCAAGTCTGCGGCCACCCGGCCCCGCCCGAGGCGACGACGGTAGAAGCTCACCCCAGGGGCGTGGGCCGTGTGCATGGCGGCGTTCACCCTGCCGAGCAATTGCCCCGCCCGTGCCTGCGTCCGGGCCGTGGCTCCAATCCGCCCGGCAGCCACCCACATGGCCCCGGACTGCTTGGCCCGCAGGTCCTTGGCGGCAGCCGCGTCGAGCCTCGGCCCGGACACCAGCCGCTCCATCACCTGCCCGATGAACCCAGCGGACCCCGGCCCCGTGCTGTCGGCCACCGGCCGTGTTGGCCGGGCGGGCATCAGGGCCCACTGCATGACGAGCCGTTCCCCAGCGGCCAGCGGTTGGAGGCTCGCCAGCAGCGCCGTCGACACCACTTCGGGGCGGCTCGTATCCAGGGGGCGGCGCAGGGTGGACAGGCCAAGGCTCACGGCGGCCGTGGCCGTCGGAGTCTTGTAAGCGGGGTCCTCGGTGACGGCCACGTCCGGAAGGGCGGCCCGGATGGCGGACAGCACCACGGCCGTGTCCACCCGTGGCACCAGCAGGTGATGGGCGATCCCGGCGGCGGTGGCCGATACCTCGATCACCACCCCGCGCACGGCCCAGGCCCGCCGCCACCAGGGCGCGGCCAGCCCCGACAGGCCGGTGAGCATCGCGGTCACCGCCATCGGCTCCATACCTCGGGGAAAACGCAGGGCGAAAACCGCCAGGTCCCGCCGCCAGCGGGCCTCTTCCCGTGCCCGCAGGGCCACGATCCCCGCCATAGCCGAGGTGAGCAGGCCGCAGACGACCAGGCAGGTCCAGAACAGAAGATCACTGCTCATCCCGGGCCTCCTTCTCCTGGGCCTGGGCTTCCTGCGTTTCTGCTGCCCGCCCCTCCTTGGCCCGTACCTGCTGCTGCCGGGCCAGCTCTATAAGCGCCAGTACGTACAGGCCAATTTGTGGTTTCTCGCGGGGCACCCCCGTAATGCGAATACGACGACTCATACACACCCTCCTTGCATGATTACTTGCCTACTGTCCCCCCGGAATTTGGCCGCACGAAAGACACCTCCTGGCGAGTTCGGGTGCGGACGTGCTACGCGAATAGTTATAGCCTGCTACCGCTAGCACTTCCGCAGGTAAAGTGCCAAAAATGAGTACGAACGAAATACGAACACCTGGAACAACTCACAGGTGAGAACGCCAGCGTAGGATGATGACGGCCACCAGGACCATGATGAAGACGGGTACCAGGGCGGGCAGGGCGGCCGAGACAAACCCGGCCGCCACCTTCACCCCGACGCAGACCGCCACAACCAAACCCAGCGTCTCGCCGAGCTTCTTTCTCACGCCTCCGGCTCCTCGGGTGGGCGCTTCCGGCGGCGGCCGGACCGCGCCCCGCATGAGGGGCACCGGGACGGCGAAACATGCAGGCAGAAGCCGCCGCCGCAGCGCGAACAGCACCAGCCCGCCCGCACGGCGTGAGCGAGAGCCGAACCTACGAACCGGCGGCCGGGGGCGTCGCCGCTGTCATCCGGCCTCAGGTCATCGTCTTCCGGCGGCTCGGGCCGGTCAGTCTCGGTCACGACGCCCCCGCCTGGCCTCTATCTGCGCGTGAAGCACCCGGGCCCGGGCCTTGGCCGCGGCGGTGTAGAGCTTCACCACGGCATGGCCGATGACGAAGGCGAGCAGCACCGGCTGCATGGGCGCAAGCACCCACCAGGCCAGCTTGATCACCAGGAGCACGCCGGCGGCTCCGGCCAGGCCTGCCGCCAGGCCCTTACCGGTCGCGCCGCTTGGCATCTTTAGAGATTTCACGGGCTACCTCCAGTTTGAGGAGTCGGGAGAGTGCGAGGATGAGGAGAAGATGGAGGCGGTACGACACCGCCTCACGTAGGCGAACCCGCAGCCGAGGTAGCTCCTCGACGAGCAGGAGCCAGGCAAGCGCCAGGATGAACGCGGCGCCGAAACCTGCGCAGGTGAGGATGAGGTAGCCGGGCCAGGTGTTCAGAAGCGTGTGGATCATGGCCTCTTTCGCCGGATCTCACGCCAAGCTTTGGGGGCCATCCAGGCTGCCAGGCCGAGGAAGTAGGCGTAGGCCAGGATTTCGATGATGGTGCTGATCACCCGTTCTCGAACTCCTGGATGATTTCCTCCAACACGGCCTCCGCCTCGGCTTGCAGTGCGATTACCGCAGGCGCGAGGTCCGGCCAGGTATGCAACATCCATTGCGCATGAGCTTCGTGCTCTGCACGTATCGACTTGGCACAAGCCCGCAGCCGAGCTAGTTTGATCTCCTTGTCGGTGGCCACGTCAACCCCTCGTCATATAACCGGCGAGGAGGTCGGTCAGGCCCAGGTGGAGGATCTCCTCCATCTTCCTGAGGTTCAGCTCCACTCCTGGCTTGCCCTCCGAGACTGCGGAGATGAGGGCATCCGTCTGCACGACCTGCCGGGCAATCGCGCGGTACAGCTGCCCGCCACCAGCCGCCCGTAGTTGTGCCTGCAGGAGGGCGAGGTCTTCCGCCCGTGCCACGGCCCGGGCACGGATGACGGCCTCGCCGTCCACCTCCCGCAGGCGGCGGGCGACAGTGCGGCCTTGGGTGGTGAAGCGGTCGAGGCCGGTGGCGCGGTAGAGTTCAAGATCGTTCATCTGGCAATACCTCGCTTTGGGGGTTCGGGGCATCCGTTCTCGACCGTTGTCTCTGCTCCTGTTGCACGGTGCGAAGTCGCTGCGTGTCTGCGGCGCTCTGCAGGCCGTTCAGGTAGCAGACAAGACTGAGCCCAGTTGCGACGGCCGCGATGACAACGGCCAGACCGAGGACCAGCATCGTTTCCATGCACCAAATCGTCGGAGCACGTCATTGAAAATTGAATGCTAAACTCGCGGATCTTTTGGCAGATACTCGCAACGAGACTTCAAGTTAACAAACTGTCTCTCATGCCAACACACCGATCTGCAGGTGGCCTAAGGTCAGGATGGGCCAAACAGCGGGGGCGAGTACGATTAACGGAGTGCCTGACTACCAATTGGTAGTCAGGCCCCTGAAGCGGGCTACCAATTAATCGGTCTATCCGGATCGAGGCAGCACCGATAGGATCACCGCATGCAACGCGCGACTGAAGATGAGATCCATCGGCTAGCGGCCCAGCTCACGAGTGCGCTGACATCTCTGCGGCAGCGCGCCGGAGCAACGGTAGAACGCATCGGGCGGCAGAAGATGCCCACCGGCAGGTCGGGGCAGTACCGGCAACCGCTCTTGGAGCTAGGCCAACTGGAGGGCTCCCTTGATGCTCAGGCTCGCGAGTTTCAGCAGATTCTCACCAAGGTTGCCCGGAGCCTAGAGGGCACTGTAGGAGTAAAGAATGTGCCCAGGTCAGAAGTCGCCATGTGCTGTATGGGACTTGAGGAGTGGGCAGCCCACGGTGATTTGATGCCTCGTCGAGACGTCTTGGCGAGGCGTATCGGTATGAGCATTGAGACCATCATTGACTGGGAAAATGAGACGGTAATTCCGGCGCTAGCGGATCGACTAGCCAGAGCACTAAGAGAGCCAGTGATGAACGAAGACCGCGGTTATGTCTGGCGAGGCAATGAATTTACTTCTTACTACGACGAGAACGGTTGGCTCAGTATCATTGACTACAGCGCAACCGCCAAGGCAACCCGCGACGGAATCCGCATAGTTACGAAGACCTTGGTGTATCTGGGCGACTGCGTGAGAAACACAGTAGAAGTCGACGGCCCTATAAAGCGCGGCCGCTTGATTGATGTTCAATTCGACGGCGTCCAAAACTGGGCTATACCTATTGAACTTCCTCGCGAACTCAAGAAGGGCGAAAGTCACCCTCTTGGGTTCCGTCTCAGATACAACCTTACAGCCCCCTCCAAGCCGCTGGTATTTACGAGTGCCGAGGAGCAGCGAGTCGAAGAGGAGGTTTTTAGGCTTCAGTTCCACCCCAGCAAGATCCCGGCGAGCATTTGGTGTTTTAATAACGTAAAAGCGGGTCTATTCTCGACAGGGCCAGAAAATGGACAGCCTCTAGAGGTCGACACCTCCGGATATGTAGAACATGCGCTTTGTGAGCCAGTCGAGCGAGGGAACATCTCTGGCATTTCGTGGAGGTTTTGATATAATCTGAAAATTAAAGAGGATCTCAAAATGGGTGACGTAAACTAATAAGTTGAAGATCGGAGAGGCTAGCTAAGCCTCCCCCACAGCTCGACGGTAGCCTTCGGAAACGGTCGAGCGGTTGGGGTGTCTTATTGCAATTTTTCGGATTTCTCTAGCTCCCACGCCAGAACCACCCCTGACCGTGGCAACACCCACCCGTCGAACTCGGCCCGGATCGCCTGCTCCGGCACCGACTCCGGCGCCTCGCTGATGCGGGCGTGGTTGCTACTGGCGAAGAAGTCGAGGAGCCGCACGTCCCGAACATCCGCGTCGCGGTAGTCCAGCTGGACCGTTAGCCCTCTGGTGGGCTTTTCCACATCAATTTTGATCAGTCTTCCGTCCTGGCGTACCAACGTCCGGTAGGTGTAAGAGATCACCACCGGCTCACCCGCCTCAACGGCGGCCTTGCCGACGGAGACGCTGTAGGTCTGGCTCCCGTCGCGGGAGCTACGGCGGATGCGCCGCTCCTGGCCATCCACCGTGAACTGGACCAGCTCGAAGGCTTCCGGGGAGCCGCCGTCGAGATCGTCCACGGCCCGGAACCACCAGGCCGAGGTTGGCCCGGCCTCCTGGCTCAGGTCCCGGTACTCCTGACGGTCGGAGACGCAGACGAAGCGGCGCATGGAGCTGGCCGGGATAGTCGTGTACTCCCACCGGGCAGTCAGGGCGAACATCGGAGTGCGGGTAGCGGCAGAGGCACTCCCTCCGGGAGTGCCTCTAACCATGGTTAGAGGCGACAGCGTGAGCTCCACCCGGGCGTCGTGCCACCGCTCCGTGGCGGCGATGGCCTGGTCCCGGATGTCGTCGTACAGCTCGCGGGCGAAGGTGGCGTCGCCGAGACGCAGCGCCAGGCTGTTGCGCAAAATCTCGTCCAGCATCTCGGGCGTGGCCACCCGCGCCAGGTCTGCTTGATCGAAGGCGAACCCGCGGATGACGGCATCCCGCAGAGCGGGCGCTTCCTCCGTGATGACCTGCCGTAGTTGCTCTGTCTGGAGGCGGCCCGCCTGCTTCCGCTGAAAGTAGTCCAGGCCGATCCCGAGCAGGCCGAAGGAAAACAGGATGCCGCCGATCTCGCTCACGGGGAAGAATGAGAGCCAGGCGAGCTTCGGAAAAAGATGCAAGTTCTTGGCGAGCACCAGCAACCCGACCCCGAGCACGGCAACCACGAGGCCGATGAAGGCGGTTTGGAGCTTGTCATAGTCTTCGTGCAAGTTTGCCATGGTGTTTCGCGATTATTGTAACACTTTGTGATCACTGGCGGCGAGTACCTCGGGCGCAGCACAAAGCTCCGGAGCCTCGGCCATATGCCGATAACCTCCGGAGCTTTGCGGGGGCGCTTGCCCCCGGTGCATCAGCTACCCTCGCCGCCGGTCATGTTCCCACCTCCTTTCTTCTCGCGGGATTTGTCTGACAGGCCCGATGCTACTCATAAGTCTGTAGACCTACAAGTAGCAGGCCGGGCACCGTCAGGTCTGTCATGGAGGGCGACCTGCAGCGCATCGTGGGGCGCAATCTGCGCCGCTACCGCGAGGGACGCGGCCTCAGCCAGGAAGCCTTCGCCGATGTCGTCGGCGTCCACCGCACTTACATGGGCGGCCTTGAGCGCGGCGAGCGCAACCTGACGCTGCGGTCCCTGGAACGGCTGGCGGCCGCCCTCCACGTTGATCCGTTGGACCTGCTCAAGGAGTCATAGCGGCCGTAGGGCCAGCCTCTCCCGGCTCACAGATGGGAAAGGCCGGATCTTCCACCGGCTCACAGCCACCGATCTTGGTGAAAATCGTCCAGGCGATCAGCTCGCAGGTGCCCTGCCCAATCCGTCGCGTAATCCGCTGGGATCGGTCCTCGACTTCGAGCGGGAGAACGGCGTCCGGCTTCTCGGCCGCCAGATGCGCCCAGGCATGGGCCTCGCTCCAGTCGGTGAAGGTGGCAAGCTGCTCCCCGTAGCCGTTCAGGACGGCGTAGGGCCGGATGCGTCGGACTGGTTCCGGCCGGACGCTCGCCGCTGTTCCCTCCCGGCCAGCTTCGCCAGCTGCGTCTCGATCCACCGGGCCTCCTCGGTGACGGTTTCAGTCCGCTCCAGCAGCGCGGCGTATTCCAGTGGTTCCGCTGGCAGCCGGTCCTGGTGCCGGACCAGATTGACTTCCAACTCCTCCATCTGCGCCACCACGACCCGGCACTCCATCTGGAGGAGGCGTAAGGGCAAGTTGTCGTGCTCCGGTGGCTCTCCCGGACAGGCCCCGCTGATCCAGCCACCCACTGCCTGCCTCCTGCCATTCGCCTTCGCCCCGTGTGGCGGGCACCCGGGGCCGGGCGGATATGCCAGGCGACGGTTTCTCGCACCCGGCCCCGGGGCCTGGCCGGACACTCGCGCACCCACCCGGCCCGGCCAAGACGTTCCGGGAATGTGGATCATGCGCCGGACGTATGGGGGAATCGCCACCACGTACCGTGATGGTTAGACTGCGGAACCGGCCGGATGATCTGGTCTCGCGCGAAATGGGGGCGCCATGGTGGACGAGGGCGAACCCTCCCGCCGGTACTGCCGCTGCGGCACGCGCTTGGCCCGCGATAACTCCGGCTCCCAATGCGCCGCTTGCGCCCGCCAGGCCCGGGAGCTGGTGGCTGCGGCTCCGGAAGTTCCCGCCCAGTTCTGGGAGACGGACCAGCTGCGGGACGCCCTCGCGGCTTGGCACATGGGCCGGGTGATCACCGCTTACCGCACCCACCCCTTCCACAGCCCGCCCCTGTCCCAGGAGATCGTGGCGGGCTGGATGGGCCTGACCCAGGCCCAGCTGTCCCGCATCGAGTCCGGCGAACCCGTCACCGATCTGGTGCGGCTCATCCGCTGGGCGCGGGCCCTGCGCATCCCCGAAGCGTTGCTGTGGTTCAAGCTGCCGCCACAGCCAGGGGGCGTCACGCTCGCCGGTCCCGTAGACCAGTTGGAGCAGCTGCGCCGCCAGGCCGAGGGCCACCTCACCACCGGCGCACCGGCCGCGGCCACGCTCGATGACTGGGAGCAGCTCGTTGCCGGGCACGGGCGGGCGACGCGGTACCTGCCCGCCGCCGTGCAGCTGGACGACTTGGCCGCCGACTTCGCCGAAGTGCAACACGCCTTGTCAACCCGCCAGCCGTCCAGCACGACGAGGCAACTCACCCGCATCACGGCGCAGTTGGCCGGGCTCATCAGCTTGTCGCTCATCAAGATGGGACAGCGCGGCCCCGCCCGGGCCTGGGGCCGGACGGCACGGTTGGCCGCCGGGGAAGCCGGAGATCCGGCGGTGGCGTCGTGGGTTCGGGCCCAGGACGCTTACACCTATTACTACGGCGGCTCCGTGCCTGAGGCCATCGCGGCGGCGAAGGAAGCCCAGGCCCTTGCGGGCCAAACGCCCTGCGTGGGGGCTGTATTGGCCGCCGCGCTCCAGGCCCGCGCCCATGCAGTCCTCGGGCAGCAAGCCGAAACCGACGCGGCCCTGCGCCGGGCCGAAGCCATCCTGAGCAGCCTGGCTACAGAAGACGTGACGGAGTCCGCCTTCGGCTACAACGAAGCCCAACTCCGCTTCCACGAGGGCAACGCCCTGACCCATCTCCACGACCGAAGCCGGGTCTGGGAGGCCACCGATCGGGCCTTGACCCTGTACCCGGCCAGCGACTACATGGACCGCACCCTCATCCAGTTGGACCGGGCCGATTGCCTCATCCATGACGGCGAGGTCGCCGAAGGGGCCGCCCGCGTCGCGCGGACCCTTCTGGAACTGCCACCGGGGCGGCGGGACGGGCTCATCCTCCAGCGGGCTCGGGGCCTGGCCCAGGCCACCGCCCGCCATCACCGGACGCTGCCTGCTGTCCGGCAGTTGTACGAAGTGCTCGAACTGCCTGCCGGATCTGTCGGAGGCGGGGCCTAAACTCTCGCGGGTGACGATTTCGGTACAGCCTGCCAGCCAGGACGACGCCGAAGACCTGGCCGCCCTCATGGCCGAGCTGGACTCCTTCTACGGCGCGCCGCCCACCGAGCAGCCTGCCGAGCGTCTCGCCCAGATCCGGCGGCTTCTCTTCGGCCCGGTCCCTGTGGCCTACGTCTTGCTGGCCCGGGACAAGGGCCGACTGGTCGGCATGGCTTCGTACTCCTACTTGTGGCCTGCTGCCGGAGTCACTCACTCGCTGTTTCTCAAGGAGCTGTACGTGTCCGCGGACGCCCGGAGGCACGGTGTGGGGCGGCTGCTCATGGAGCGGCTTCAGGCCATGGCCACCGAGCAGGGGTGCAGCCGGTTCGAGTGGACGACCGATCTGGAAAACACGGCAGCGCAGGCATTCTATGACGCCTTGGGTACTCGGGTGCATGAGGGCAAGGTGTTTTACCGGGTTGAGGGCGGCACGGCCACATCCATTAACACTTGACCTTAGCCTAGTCCGAGTCAGCCCAAAATCGCGCTTGCCTGTCCTCTTGCTGAGCCTGTCGTTCGTAGTCTTCCGAAATATTTTGTAGGATACGAGCCGTCCGAGGCCAGTTAATCTTCGCCAAAGACGCCCATTCGCGGTAGCGGCTCGCGAG
Above is a window of Pseudofrankia saprophytica DNA encoding:
- a CDS encoding type IV secretion system DNA-binding domain-containing protein; translated protein: MLTGLSGLAAPWWRRAWAVRGVVIEVSATAAGIAHHLLVPRVDTAVVLSAIRAALPDVAVTEDPAYKTPTATAAVSLGLSTLRRPLDTSRPEVVSTALLASLQPLAAGERLVMQWALMPARPTRPVADSTGPGSAGFIGQVMERLVSGPRLDAAAAKDLRAKQSGAMWVAAGRIGATARTQARAGQLLGRVNAAMHTAHAPGVSFYRRRLGRGRVAADLAAHRLPVVTFPLVLNVSELAALVAFPLGSVMLPGLRLGGTRQLAPSSDIPMGPRVLARSTFPGAERPLGLSVTDSLRHLHLIGPTGSGKSSLITNLVTQDMKAGRGVVVLDPKGDLVADVLDRVPENRRDDVVILDPADEARPVGLNLLSGSHRAPELAADQIVGIFHQLYKAFWGPRTDDILRSALLTLAAEPGMTLTEVPLILTDAGFRRRLVAKVDDPVALGPFWAAYEAMSDAERAQAIGPVMNKLRAFLLRRRVRNVLGQATPRLDLADALARRRIVLVPLTKGVLGEEAAALVGSLVVARVWQATLGRSAIAAEQRPTTFLYADEFQDFINMPQNFGDILAQARGLGLGMTLAHQHLGQLPNDLREAVLANARSRVIFQTSASDAGRLAKELSPHLGASDLQGLGAYEVVVSLSAGSRVAPPATGATLPPPPPTGQAAALVRAASRQRWGQDREPVEAAIRARHEGRRPAGRVGRREVSE
- a CDS encoding helix-turn-helix domain-containing protein; its protein translation is MQRATEDEIHRLAAQLTSALTSLRQRAGATVERIGRQKMPTGRSGQYRQPLLELGQLEGSLDAQAREFQQILTKVARSLEGTVGVKNVPRSEVAMCCMGLEEWAAHGDLMPRRDVLARRIGMSIETIIDWENETVIPALADRLARALREPVMNEDRGYVWRGNEFTSYYDENGWLSIIDYSATAKATRDGIRIVTKTLVYLGDCVRNTVEVDGPIKRGRLIDVQFDGVQNWAIPIELPRELKKGESHPLGFRLRYNLTAPSKPLVFTSAEEQRVEEEVFRLQFHPSKIPASIWCFNNVKAGLFSTGPENGQPLEVDTSGYVEHALCEPVERGNISGISWRF
- a CDS encoding helix-turn-helix domain-containing protein, yielding MEGDLQRIVGRNLRRYREGRGLSQEAFADVVGVHRTYMGGLERGERNLTLRSLERLAAALHVDPLDLLKES
- a CDS encoding helix-turn-helix domain-containing protein; its protein translation is MVDEGEPSRRYCRCGTRLARDNSGSQCAACARQARELVAAAPEVPAQFWETDQLRDALAAWHMGRVITAYRTHPFHSPPLSQEIVAGWMGLTQAQLSRIESGEPVTDLVRLIRWARALRIPEALLWFKLPPQPGGVTLAGPVDQLEQLRRQAEGHLTTGAPAAATLDDWEQLVAGHGRATRYLPAAVQLDDLAADFAEVQHALSTRQPSSTTRQLTRITAQLAGLISLSLIKMGQRGPARAWGRTARLAAGEAGDPAVASWVRAQDAYTYYYGGSVPEAIAAAKEAQALAGQTPCVGAVLAAALQARAHAVLGQQAETDAALRRAEAILSSLATEDVTESAFGYNEAQLRFHEGNALTHLHDRSRVWEATDRALTLYPASDYMDRTLIQLDRADCLIHDGEVAEGAARVARTLLELPPGRRDGLILQRARGLAQATARHHRTLPAVRQLYEVLELPAGSVGGGA
- a CDS encoding GNAT family N-acetyltransferase; translated protein: MTISVQPASQDDAEDLAALMAELDSFYGAPPTEQPAERLAQIRRLLFGPVPVAYVLLARDKGRLVGMASYSYLWPAAGVTHSLFLKELYVSADARRHGVGRLLMERLQAMATEQGCSRFEWTTDLENTAAQAFYDALGTRVHEGKVFYRVEGGTATSINT